One genomic region from Cellulomonas hominis encodes:
- a CDS encoding DNA-methyltransferase: protein MTAPYFADEHVTLHHGDCLDVLRELPDASVDAVVTDPPYGIAFMGKAWDQPGEFGSQRRNGQPAVHAREAGRDRAQSGDTGAMDAGRYDLSQHAMRNFQRWCEAWATECLRVLKPGGHFLAFGGSRTWHRLAAAVEDAGFEIRDSIAWLYGSGFPKSLDVAKAIERSQDSRLVEEYRFTEWMRTTGLSARQLDEATGTVMGTHYLTAGAQPAIPTAPLFEKMRGLLPEVPAWVEQVIAEREAAKAESRGRNEGVRDRFLATLGDDRDRPGATNPAAEAWQGWGTALKPSFEPIVVARKPLAGTVAANVLAHGTGALNIDACRVATTEDRSRPPRTPNAILGGGKGTNLTASESNPIGRWPTNVVLDDDQAAELDRQTGVLTSGKMHAGQARKGRQGQVYADMAPDAVRADTYGDSGGASRFFPVFRYEAKASTSERPRAGEVMHPTVKPLDLMRWLVRLVTPPGGVVLEPFAGSGTTAEACVVEGFRCIAIEREADYLPLIVGRLSKPIQMGLGLDFGEATA from the coding sequence ATGACCGCCCCGTACTTCGCCGACGAGCACGTCACGCTCCACCACGGCGACTGCCTCGACGTCCTGCGCGAGCTCCCCGACGCGAGCGTCGACGCGGTCGTGACGGACCCGCCCTACGGCATCGCGTTCATGGGCAAGGCCTGGGACCAGCCCGGGGAGTTCGGGTCGCAGCGGCGCAACGGCCAGCCGGCCGTCCATGCCCGTGAGGCCGGACGTGACCGCGCGCAGAGCGGCGACACCGGCGCGATGGACGCCGGCCGCTACGACCTGTCGCAGCACGCGATGCGGAACTTCCAGCGGTGGTGCGAGGCATGGGCCACCGAGTGCTTGCGGGTGCTCAAGCCGGGCGGTCACTTCCTCGCGTTCGGCGGTTCTCGCACGTGGCACCGGCTCGCCGCGGCGGTCGAGGATGCCGGGTTCGAGATCCGGGACTCGATCGCGTGGCTGTACGGGTCGGGATTCCCGAAGTCGCTGGACGTCGCCAAGGCGATCGAGCGTTCGCAGGACTCGCGCCTGGTCGAGGAGTACCGGTTCACCGAGTGGATGCGCACCACCGGCCTCTCGGCGCGCCAGCTCGACGAGGCGACCGGCACGGTGATGGGCACGCACTACCTCACCGCCGGCGCACAGCCCGCGATCCCGACGGCGCCCCTGTTCGAGAAGATGCGCGGTCTCCTGCCGGAGGTCCCGGCGTGGGTCGAGCAGGTGATCGCGGAGCGGGAGGCGGCCAAGGCCGAGTCGCGGGGCCGCAACGAGGGCGTCCGTGATCGCTTCCTCGCGACGCTGGGAGACGACAGGGATCGCCCCGGCGCCACGAACCCCGCCGCCGAGGCCTGGCAGGGCTGGGGCACCGCCCTCAAGCCGTCGTTCGAGCCGATCGTCGTGGCCCGCAAGCCGCTCGCCGGCACGGTCGCGGCGAACGTGCTCGCCCACGGCACGGGGGCGCTGAACATCGACGCGTGCCGAGTCGCGACCACCGAGGACCGCTCGCGTCCGCCTCGGACCCCGAACGCGATCCTCGGCGGGGGGAAGGGGACCAACCTCACAGCGAGCGAGTCGAACCCGATCGGCCGCTGGCCCACGAACGTCGTGCTCGACGACGACCAGGCCGCCGAGCTCGACCGGCAGACGGGCGTGCTCACCTCCGGGAAGATGCACGCCGGCCAGGCCCGCAAGGGCCGCCAGGGGCAGGTCTACGCCGACATGGCCCCCGACGCGGTCCGCGCCGACACCTACGGCGACTCCGGCGGCGCGTCCCGCTTCTTCCCGGTGTTCCGGTACGAGGCGAAGGCCTCGACGTCGGAGCGGCCGCGCGCCGGCGAGGTCATGCACCCCACGGTGAAGCCGCTGGACCTGATGCGCTGGCTCGTCCGCCTCGTCACCCCGCCGGGCGGCGTGGTGCTCGAGCCGTTCGCCGGGTCGGGGACGACCGCTGAGGCGTGCGTCGTCGAGGGGTTCCGGTGCATCGCGATCGAGCGCGAGGCCGACTACCTGCCGCTGATCGTCGGGCGGCTGTCCAAGCCGATCCAGATGGGCCTCGGCCTGGACTTCGGGGAGGCCACGGCATGA
- a CDS encoding helix-turn-helix domain-containing protein, whose protein sequence is MQMNPSRSRALDAAVAAEVRAEIARRKPDITLRDVAEQIGARRASLTAKVSGRIPFAPAELDAVAQVFGLTASTFVLRAEAACASTKAAS, encoded by the coding sequence ATGCAGATGAACCCATCCAGGTCCAGGGCTCTGGACGCGGCGGTCGCCGCGGAGGTTCGCGCCGAGATCGCCCGCCGCAAGCCGGACATCACGCTCCGCGACGTCGCCGAGCAGATCGGCGCCCGCCGCGCCTCCCTCACCGCGAAGGTCAGCGGCCGCATCCCCTTCGCCCCGGCCGAGCTCGACGCGGTCGCCCAGGTGTTCGGCCTGACGGCGTCGACCTTCGTCCTCCGGGCCGAGGCCGCCTGCGCCTCCACCAAGGCGGCGTCGTGA
- a CDS encoding ImmA/IrrE family metallo-endopeptidase, whose translation MEELLALATERGVRVAWRDLGRRAGEYHSSGLILLNPRRTETVQRVTLAHELGHAHYGHTWTDDPREHEHRERLADRHGARLLISPSAYAAAERLVGPHPGALARELGVTASVVETWRADALRAGIPTQRGRDLRVAG comes from the coding sequence ATGGAGGAGCTGCTTGCCCTCGCGACGGAGCGAGGGGTGCGGGTCGCGTGGCGGGACCTCGGCCGGCGCGCCGGTGAGTACCACTCGAGCGGGCTGATCCTGCTCAACCCTCGCCGGACCGAGACCGTCCAGCGCGTCACGCTCGCGCACGAGCTCGGGCACGCGCACTACGGGCACACCTGGACCGATGACCCGCGCGAGCACGAGCACCGCGAGCGCCTGGCGGACCGGCACGGGGCGCGGCTGCTGATCTCGCCGTCGGCCTACGCCGCGGCGGAGCGGCTGGTCGGTCCGCACCCGGGGGCGCTGGCGCGCGAGCTCGGGGTGACGGCGAGCGTCGTCGAGACGTGGCGTGCGGACGCGCTCCGGGCCGGGATCCCGACGCAGCGAGGGCGGGATCTGCGTGTCGCGGGCTGA
- a CDS encoding recombinase family protein, which translates to MPERAERALLLIRVSKEREGMIAPELQRDATREHCARRGYEVVDTIEGIDESGSRARSAWWPRLDAAIARVVAGEVDVIVVWELSRTARNRLRWAVALDQVEAAGGRIESATEPIDQTTAAGRFQRGMLAEMHAYRAEAIGEGWKATIARRRRAGLPHSGGQRFGYRPGDDGRFEPDPETAPILAEAYRRYSAGAGLRALCTWLTALGIRTSRGGLYSHDTLGRMLDSGFGAGLLRVHDPDCTDRHPAGTDVGRCPQRTYLPGAHTAVIDTATWDAYLDARADRTTIAPRHRRASTPLSGVARCGACGYTLTYEREKTRKRGTQAPRFSCLRAGCRRSSVRYSVAEAAVVAWLSTVEAQMGAASASAEQSSAAAQVQAERAARAVTDAARALAQLTVDHARRIVPTSAYEAARDALVAEQSAAQATLERLIRRASASADHAMAAARLLETWGSAPAEDLAPMLRGLCTVWVVRREGARGCDVRIVGAWEPSPEPTRPIPRD; encoded by the coding sequence GTGCCGGAGCGCGCCGAGCGGGCGCTGCTCCTCATCCGGGTGTCCAAGGAACGCGAGGGGATGATCGCGCCGGAGCTCCAGCGCGACGCGACGCGCGAGCACTGCGCCCGGCGCGGGTACGAGGTCGTGGACACGATCGAGGGGATCGACGAGTCCGGGTCGCGGGCTCGGTCCGCGTGGTGGCCGCGGCTCGACGCCGCGATCGCGCGCGTCGTGGCGGGCGAGGTCGACGTCATCGTCGTCTGGGAGCTGTCTCGCACCGCGCGCAACCGGCTGCGGTGGGCGGTCGCGCTCGACCAGGTCGAGGCCGCGGGCGGGCGGATCGAGTCGGCCACCGAGCCGATCGACCAGACGACGGCGGCGGGCCGGTTTCAGCGCGGCATGCTCGCCGAGATGCACGCCTACCGGGCCGAGGCCATCGGCGAGGGATGGAAGGCCACGATCGCCCGCCGGCGCCGGGCCGGGCTGCCGCACTCGGGCGGGCAGCGCTTCGGGTACCGGCCGGGCGACGACGGCCGGTTCGAGCCCGACCCCGAGACCGCGCCGATCCTGGCGGAGGCCTACCGCCGGTACTCCGCCGGCGCGGGGCTGCGGGCGCTGTGCACGTGGCTCACCGCGCTCGGCATCCGCACGAGCCGCGGCGGGCTGTACTCGCACGACACCCTGGGCCGGATGCTCGACAGCGGCTTCGGCGCCGGGCTGCTGCGCGTGCACGACCCGGACTGCACCGACCGGCACCCCGCGGGGACCGACGTCGGCCGCTGCCCGCAGCGGACCTACCTGCCCGGCGCGCACACGGCGGTCATCGACACCGCGACGTGGGACGCCTACCTCGACGCCCGGGCCGACCGGACCACCATCGCACCGCGGCACCGGCGCGCCTCTACGCCGTTGTCCGGGGTCGCCCGCTGCGGAGCGTGCGGGTACACACTGACCTACGAGCGGGAGAAGACCCGCAAGCGGGGGACCCAGGCGCCCAGGTTCTCGTGCCTGCGCGCGGGCTGCCGGCGCTCGTCCGTCAGGTACTCCGTGGCCGAGGCCGCCGTCGTGGCGTGGCTCTCGACCGTCGAGGCGCAGATGGGTGCCGCGTCCGCGAGCGCCGAGCAGTCGTCCGCCGCGGCGCAGGTGCAGGCGGAGCGGGCGGCACGGGCGGTCACGGACGCCGCCCGCGCGCTGGCGCAGCTCACCGTGGACCACGCGCGGCGGATCGTGCCGACGTCCGCCTACGAGGCGGCGCGCGACGCGCTCGTCGCCGAGCAGAGCGCCGCGCAGGCCACCCTCGAGCGGCTCATCCGGCGCGCCTCCGCGAGCGCGGATCACGCCATGGCGGCGGCGCGCCTGCTCGAGACGTGGGGGTCGGCGCCGGCCGAGGACCTCGCGCCGATGCTGCGCGGTCTGTGCACGGTGTGGGTCGTCCGGCGCGAAGGCGCGCGCGGGTGCGACGTGCGCATCGTCGGGGCGTGGGAGCCGAGCCCGGAACCGACGCGGCCCATCCCCCGGGACTAG
- a CDS encoding TadA family conjugal transfer-associated ATPase has translation MTAVTAVTAGPGTPGAPGALDVLGLAGLVRRRLAEEGGPVTAERVAAALRDSGRVLGSAALAEVEPAVRAEILGAGPLQQLLDDPEVTDVLVNGPGEVWAERAGRLVRVPVDLGDAARVRELAVRLAAAGGQRLDDARPAADARLPDGTRLHAVLPPVADGCTLLSLRVVRHRAFTLGELVGSGMLAPQVADVLRRLVRARANLLVSGATGTGKTTLLSTLLSCADPGERIVCVEEAGELAPRHPHVVRLLARRPNVEGAGGVDLADLVRESLRMRPDRVVLGECRGAEVREVLGALNTGHDGGCTTVHARNLGI, from the coding sequence GTGACCGCGGTGACCGCGGTGACCGCGGGGCCCGGGACGCCCGGTGCACCCGGCGCGCTCGACGTGCTCGGCCTCGCCGGGCTGGTCCGCCGCCGGCTCGCGGAGGAGGGCGGCCCCGTGACGGCCGAGCGGGTCGCGGCAGCCCTGCGGGACAGCGGCCGGGTGCTCGGCAGCGCGGCGCTCGCGGAGGTGGAGCCGGCCGTCCGCGCGGAGATCCTGGGCGCCGGACCCCTGCAACAGCTGCTCGACGACCCCGAGGTGACCGACGTCCTCGTGAACGGACCGGGCGAGGTCTGGGCGGAGCGTGCCGGGCGGCTGGTGCGCGTCCCGGTCGACCTGGGCGACGCGGCGCGGGTCCGCGAGCTGGCCGTGCGGCTCGCGGCCGCGGGCGGTCAGCGGCTCGACGACGCGCGACCGGCCGCCGACGCCCGGCTGCCTGACGGCACCCGGCTGCACGCGGTGCTGCCGCCCGTGGCCGACGGCTGCACGCTGCTGTCGCTGCGGGTCGTGCGGCACCGCGCCTTCACGCTCGGCGAGCTCGTCGGCAGCGGCATGCTGGCGCCGCAGGTCGCGGACGTCCTGCGCCGCCTGGTGCGCGCCCGCGCGAACCTGCTGGTCTCCGGGGCGACCGGGACCGGGAAGACCACGCTCCTGTCCACCCTGCTGTCGTGCGCCGACCCCGGGGAGCGCATCGTCTGCGTCGAGGAGGCCGGCGAGCTCGCACCCCGGCACCCGCACGTCGTCCGGCTGCTCGCCCGGCGCCCGAACGTCGAGGGTGCCGGCGGCGTGGACCTCGCCGACCTGGTGCGGGAGTCGCTGCGGATGCGCCCCGACCGGGTGGTCCTCGGGGAGTGCCGCGGCGCCGAGGTCCGCGAGGTCCTCGGGGCGCTCAACACGGGGCACGACGGCGGCTGCACCACCGTGCACGCGCGCAACCTCGGTATCTAG
- a CDS encoding pilus assembly protein FlpE, translating into MGVVGVVGARGGAGATTLAAVLARSLARRRPTVLVEAGPGPSLDTVLGLEAHPGLRWPDLTGARGAVDPALLAGNLMRWGRCAVLPTDDDRPGPAPADALPDVLAALARAYASVVVDLDRTAVLAGGDGPGARAPLAACRSVLLVTPRDVPAVAGARLVRDALADRVAGVGLVARGPAPGGLGPDEVGAALGLRVVGSLPWVRGLGEAVDRGVGPVLPGAVAREVGRIAERLR; encoded by the coding sequence GTGGGCGTCGTCGGGGTGGTGGGCGCCCGCGGCGGTGCCGGGGCGACCACGCTGGCCGCCGTGCTCGCGCGGTCGCTCGCCCGTCGCCGGCCGACGGTCCTGGTGGAGGCGGGCCCGGGCCCGTCGCTCGACACGGTGCTCGGCCTGGAGGCGCATCCCGGGCTGCGCTGGCCCGACCTCACGGGCGCGCGCGGGGCGGTCGACCCCGCGCTGCTCGCCGGGAACCTCATGCGCTGGGGCCGGTGCGCCGTCCTGCCGACCGACGACGACCGGCCCGGCCCGGCGCCCGCGGACGCCCTGCCCGACGTCCTCGCGGCGCTCGCGCGGGCCTACGCCTCGGTCGTGGTCGACCTGGACCGGACCGCCGTGCTGGCGGGGGGCGACGGTCCGGGCGCGCGGGCGCCCCTGGCCGCGTGCCGGAGCGTGCTGCTCGTGACGCCCCGCGACGTGCCGGCGGTCGCCGGCGCGCGGCTGGTGCGTGACGCCCTCGCGGACCGGGTGGCGGGCGTCGGGCTCGTGGCGCGCGGTCCGGCTCCGGGCGGTCTCGGCCCGGACGAGGTGGGCGCGGCGCTGGGGCTGCGGGTCGTCGGGTCGCTGCCGTGGGTGCGCGGGCTGGGTGAGGCGGTCGACCGCGGCGTGGGCCCCGTGCTGCCGGGGGCCGTCGCGCGCGAGGTCGGCCGGATCGCGGAGCGTCTGCGGTGA
- a CDS encoding HAD family hydrolase — protein MTDTPAAPDTPGPPATPDDARPPLRPAAFFDLDKTVIATSAATAFARPFLVGGLLSRRAMVRSAGAQIAFLLGSATEGRTERVRAQLSAMVTGWDVERVSAIVAESLHEAIDAVLYAEALDLVAEHHAAGHDVVVVSASSDELVRPIAGLIGADEVISSRMAVADGRYTGEIAFYAYGEAKAEAMRDLARRRGYDLAASSAYTDSATDAPMLAAVGHPFVVNPDRALRRMAAERGWSTVTFRRQVLVRARRRPVRLRQLTGAAGPRAELAAAVALALVVGALAGAWWFRRRPA, from the coding sequence ATGACCGACACCCCCGCCGCGCCGGACACCCCCGGACCGCCGGCCACGCCCGACGACGCGCGCCCGCCGCTGCGGCCGGCCGCGTTCTTCGACCTGGACAAGACCGTCATCGCCACGTCGGCGGCGACGGCGTTCGCGCGCCCGTTCCTGGTGGGCGGCCTGCTGAGCCGCCGGGCGATGGTGCGGTCGGCGGGGGCGCAGATCGCGTTCCTGCTCGGGTCGGCCACGGAGGGCCGCACGGAGCGGGTGCGGGCGCAGCTGTCCGCGATGGTGACCGGCTGGGACGTCGAGCGGGTGTCCGCGATCGTGGCCGAGAGCCTGCACGAGGCCATCGACGCGGTGCTGTACGCGGAGGCGCTCGACCTGGTGGCGGAGCACCACGCGGCCGGGCACGACGTGGTCGTCGTCTCGGCGTCGAGCGACGAGCTGGTGCGGCCGATCGCCGGGCTCATCGGGGCGGACGAGGTGATCTCGTCCCGGATGGCGGTGGCCGACGGGCGGTACACCGGCGAGATCGCGTTCTACGCGTACGGCGAGGCCAAGGCGGAGGCGATGCGGGACCTCGCGCGCCGGCGCGGGTACGACCTGGCGGCGTCCTCGGCGTACACCGACTCGGCCACCGACGCCCCGATGCTCGCCGCCGTGGGCCATCCCTTCGTGGTGAACCCGGACCGGGCGCTGCGCCGGATGGCGGCGGAGCGCGGCTGGTCGACGGTGACGTTCCGGCGGCAGGTGCTGGTGCGGGCGCGGCGACGGCCGGTCCGGCTCCGCCAGCTGACGGGCGCCGCAGGCCCGCGCGCCGAGCTCGCCGCGGCCGTGGCGCTGGCCCTGGTCGTCGGCGCGCTCGCCGGCGCCTGGTGGTTCCGGCGCCGTCCGGCCTGA
- a CDS encoding TetR/AcrR family transcriptional regulator, with protein sequence MTSPDDQRPPGRPRAPDLEERALAAVLDVFGEKGWTGLTIAEVASRARVGKSSLYLRWPNKAAMLADALRQVQAEPADQPTDPTADPAAAPDPAPAAAPDAAPAAADDAATDPADSLRDYLVAHAQRRADLYLGKDGLAMLRLYVEARAFPVPLADVRHEAITRFVLSERQRVERAIREGELPPGTSAVHLLDAIEGSVLMHVLVTPPHLLDRVRSTMPAYLERMVDLQLAAATAPAAAASGAPEPAPRAQPSRNRTPNPPRG encoded by the coding sequence GTGACCTCGCCGGACGACCAGCGCCCCCCGGGGCGTCCCCGGGCGCCCGACCTGGAGGAGCGCGCGCTGGCGGCGGTGCTCGACGTCTTCGGTGAGAAGGGCTGGACCGGCCTGACGATCGCCGAGGTCGCGTCGCGCGCGCGGGTCGGCAAGTCGTCGCTGTACCTGCGGTGGCCGAACAAGGCCGCGATGCTCGCCGACGCGCTGCGCCAGGTGCAGGCGGAGCCCGCCGACCAGCCCACCGACCCCACGGCGGACCCCGCAGCCGCCCCCGACCCCGCCCCCGCGGCCGCCCCCGACGCCGCCCCCGCGGCCGCCGACGACGCCGCCACCGACCCCGCCGACTCCCTCCGCGACTACCTCGTCGCCCACGCCCAGCGCCGCGCCGACCTCTACCTCGGCAAGGACGGCCTGGCGATGCTCCGCCTCTACGTCGAGGCGCGCGCGTTCCCGGTCCCGCTCGCGGACGTCCGGCACGAGGCGATCACGCGGTTCGTGCTGAGCGAGCGGCAGCGCGTCGAGCGGGCGATCCGCGAGGGGGAGCTCCCGCCGGGGACGTCGGCCGTGCACCTGCTGGACGCCATCGAGGGCTCGGTGCTCATGCACGTCCTGGTCACGCCGCCGCACCTGCTCGACCGGGTCCGCTCGACGATGCCGGCGTACCTCGAGCGCATGGTGGACCTGCAGCTCGCCGCCGCCACGGCACCCGCGGCGGCGGCGAGCGGAGCCCCCGAGCCCGCACCCCGGGCTCAGCCCTCCCGGAACCGCACCCCGAACCCGCCGCGCGGGTAG
- a CDS encoding ferredoxin family protein has product MKAQTIPERLGANRYEVDEEESHIVVDQELCRTTGTGKRIIAVCPAGVYSERDGQIDVEYAACLECGTCLAVAAPGALTWRYPRGGFGVRFREG; this is encoded by the coding sequence GTGAAGGCGCAGACGATCCCGGAGCGGCTCGGGGCCAACCGGTACGAGGTCGACGAGGAGGAGTCCCACATCGTCGTCGACCAGGAGCTCTGCCGGACCACCGGCACGGGGAAGCGGATCATCGCCGTCTGCCCCGCCGGGGTGTACTCGGAGCGGGACGGGCAGATCGACGTCGAGTACGCCGCGTGCCTGGAGTGCGGGACGTGCCTGGCGGTCGCGGCGCCCGGGGCGCTCACCTGGCGCTACCCGCGCGGCGGGTTCGGGGTGCGGTTCCGGGAGGGCTGA
- a CDS encoding FAD-dependent oxidoreductase — translation MADDPDFDVVVVGAGPAGSVAAHRLASAGLSVALIERGEAPGSKNLSGGVLYGRVLDQVLPGFADQAPVERRITRHVTTFLTPDSAVSLDYASQRLAEPVNAVTVLRAKFDPWLAERAEEAGAYLMPGVRVDQLLTEPGSTPGSVRVLGVRAGEDELRARVVVAADGVNSFLAREAGLRAKEPLNHLAVGVKAVVRLPRTVIEDRFGLTGDEGAAHALVGDCTRGVGGGAFLYTNAESLSVGVVLRLDDLVASGHTAAGIFEHLLEHPGLAPYLRGGEVVEYGSHLVAEGGLAMLGTLATDGLVVVGDAAGLTINSGLTVRGMDLAIGSGIAAGDAVAEAIGAGDVTAAGLAGYRRRLDEGFVGRDLRTYAKAPKFLERPRMYGAYGELAADLFHDVFSLDTTPRKHLAAVARTALGRSGIGIRTVLSDGWAGVRAL, via the coding sequence ATGGCCGACGATCCCGACTTCGACGTCGTGGTGGTGGGGGCCGGCCCGGCCGGCTCCGTCGCCGCGCACCGGCTGGCGTCCGCCGGCCTGTCCGTCGCGCTGATCGAGCGCGGCGAGGCGCCCGGGTCCAAGAACCTGTCCGGCGGCGTGCTGTACGGGCGCGTCCTGGACCAGGTGCTGCCCGGGTTCGCCGACCAGGCGCCCGTCGAGCGCCGGATCACCCGGCACGTGACGACGTTCCTCACCCCGGACTCGGCGGTGTCGCTCGACTACGCATCGCAGCGGCTCGCCGAGCCGGTGAACGCCGTCACGGTCCTGCGGGCGAAGTTCGACCCGTGGCTCGCGGAGCGTGCCGAGGAGGCCGGGGCCTACCTCATGCCCGGGGTCCGGGTCGACCAGCTGCTCACCGAGCCCGGGTCGACGCCCGGCTCGGTGCGCGTGCTGGGCGTGCGGGCCGGGGAGGACGAGCTGCGCGCCCGCGTCGTCGTGGCGGCGGACGGGGTCAACTCGTTCCTCGCCCGGGAGGCCGGGCTGCGCGCGAAGGAGCCGCTGAACCACCTCGCGGTCGGCGTGAAGGCGGTCGTCCGGCTGCCCCGCACCGTCATCGAGGACCGGTTCGGGCTCACCGGCGACGAAGGCGCCGCGCACGCGCTGGTCGGGGACTGCACGCGCGGCGTCGGCGGCGGGGCGTTCCTCTACACGAACGCCGAGTCGCTGTCGGTCGGGGTCGTGCTGCGCCTCGACGACCTCGTGGCCTCCGGGCACACCGCCGCCGGGATCTTCGAGCACCTGCTCGAGCACCCGGGGCTCGCCCCGTACCTGCGGGGCGGCGAGGTCGTCGAGTACGGCTCGCACCTCGTGGCGGAGGGCGGGCTGGCGATGCTCGGCACGCTCGCGACCGACGGCCTGGTCGTCGTCGGCGACGCCGCGGGGCTCACCATCAACTCGGGCCTCACGGTCCGGGGGATGGACCTCGCCATCGGGTCCGGGATCGCCGCCGGTGACGCCGTCGCCGAGGCCATCGGCGCCGGCGACGTCACCGCCGCCGGGCTCGCGGGCTACCGCCGGCGGCTCGACGAGGGCTTCGTCGGGCGCGACCTGCGCACCTACGCCAAGGCGCCGAAGTTCCTCGAGCGCCCCCGGATGTACGGGGCGTACGGCGAGCTCGCCGCCGACCTGTTCCACGACGTGTTCAGCCTCGACACCACGCCGCGCAAGCACCTCGCGGCGGTCGCCCGGACGGCCCTCGGGCGGTCCGGGATCGGGATCCGGACGGTGCTCAGCGACGGATGGGCGGGGGTGCGTGCCCTGTGA
- a CDS encoding electron transfer flavoprotein subunit alpha/FixB family protein, whose protein sequence is MNESTQDVLVLVDGDVAVAGPVAVARAAASHGEAVVAVVAGTRAVADAVAASGVDRVLWLGEPGDGVPVEAQAAAVAEVVAGAAPRLVVAATRDAGRALAGAVAARCGAPVLTGATEVGIAGDAVEVRRDVHGGIAVRTERVTGGPAVVTVAPGGVAAPASAVPVEEVVTTAPAAAVRVREERASGRAAVDLGGARVVVGIGRGLKAREDLAVVERLAAALGGEVACSRPLAEGHDWLTKDRYIGISGQHVAPDLYVAAGISGQVQHMVGVAGAKVVVAINSDADAPIFAQCDHGVVGDLYAVLPALAAALEA, encoded by the coding sequence ATGAACGAGAGCACGCAGGACGTCCTGGTGCTGGTGGACGGCGACGTGGCGGTTGCGGGCCCTGTCGCGGTGGCCCGCGCCGCCGCGTCGCACGGCGAGGCGGTCGTGGCCGTGGTCGCCGGGACGCGGGCGGTGGCCGACGCGGTCGCCGCGTCCGGCGTCGACCGGGTGCTGTGGCTGGGCGAGCCCGGCGACGGGGTGCCGGTCGAGGCGCAGGCTGCCGCGGTCGCCGAGGTGGTCGCGGGAGCCGCGCCGCGGCTGGTCGTGGCCGCCACGCGGGACGCGGGCCGGGCGCTCGCGGGAGCGGTGGCCGCGCGGTGCGGCGCGCCCGTGCTGACCGGCGCGACCGAGGTGGGCATCGCCGGCGACGCCGTGGAGGTGCGCCGGGACGTGCACGGCGGCATCGCGGTCCGCACCGAGCGGGTCACGGGTGGGCCCGCCGTGGTGACGGTCGCACCGGGCGGGGTCGCCGCCCCGGCGTCCGCGGTGCCGGTCGAGGAGGTCGTCACCACGGCGCCGGCCGCCGCCGTGCGGGTCCGCGAGGAGCGGGCCTCCGGCCGCGCCGCCGTCGACCTCGGCGGGGCACGGGTCGTCGTCGGCATCGGCCGCGGGCTGAAGGCGCGCGAGGACCTGGCCGTCGTCGAGCGGCTGGCCGCGGCGCTGGGCGGGGAGGTCGCCTGCTCGCGGCCGCTCGCGGAGGGCCACGACTGGCTGACCAAGGACCGCTACATCGGCATCTCCGGCCAGCACGTCGCCCCGGACCTGTACGTCGCCGCCGGCATCTCGGGCCAGGTGCAGCACATGGTCGGCGTCGCGGGCGCGAAGGTCGTCGTCGCGATCAACTCCGACGCGGACGCGCCGATCTTCGCGCAGTGCGACCACGGCGTCGTCGGGGACCTCTACGCCGTGCTGCCCGCGCTCGCCGCGGCCCTGGAGGCCTGA
- a CDS encoding electron transfer flavoprotein subunit beta/FixA family protein, which translates to MKIVVACKWAPNPQDAEVRPDGTVDWSRSKSAVSEHDPVAFEVARRLADATGGEVVALSVGPAAADTPLARKAMLSRGADHLVLVADDALAGSGSTGTAAALAAAVRSIGDADVVLTGPESVDNGDRQVPMTLAGFLGWPALGGVCDVQAADGGLVVERATDRGVQVLDVSGPAVLAVAADAVVPRVPGMKDILGAAKKPTDVLPLAGLDVPAPAAVAEIVGTARPAPSARGRHVITTADPAAAAAELVDALRAAGAL; encoded by the coding sequence ATGAAGATCGTCGTCGCCTGCAAGTGGGCGCCGAACCCCCAGGACGCCGAGGTGCGCCCGGACGGCACCGTCGACTGGAGCCGGTCCAAGAGCGCCGTCAGCGAGCACGACCCGGTCGCCTTCGAGGTGGCCCGCCGGCTCGCGGACGCCACCGGCGGCGAGGTCGTCGCCCTGTCCGTCGGGCCGGCCGCGGCCGACACCCCGCTGGCCCGCAAGGCGATGCTGTCCCGCGGCGCGGACCACCTGGTCCTCGTCGCCGACGACGCGCTGGCCGGGTCCGGCAGCACCGGGACGGCGGCGGCGCTCGCCGCGGCGGTCCGGTCGATCGGCGACGCGGACGTCGTGCTCACCGGGCCGGAGTCCGTCGACAACGGCGACCGGCAGGTGCCGATGACGCTGGCCGGGTTCCTCGGCTGGCCCGCCCTCGGCGGGGTCTGCGACGTGCAGGCCGCCGACGGCGGGCTCGTGGTCGAGCGCGCCACCGACCGCGGCGTGCAGGTGCTCGACGTGTCCGGCCCGGCCGTGCTCGCGGTCGCCGCCGACGCCGTCGTCCCGCGCGTCCCGGGGATGAAGGACATCCTCGGCGCCGCCAAGAAGCCCACCGACGTGCTGCCGCTCGCCGGCCTCGACGTGCCGGCGCCGGCAGCCGTCGCCGAGATCGTCGGCACCGCCCGGCCCGCGCCCAGCGCGCGCGGCCGGCACGTCATCACCACCGCCGACCCGGCCGCCGCGGCCGCCGAGCTGGTCGACGCCCTGCGCGCCGCCGGCGCGCTGTGA